One part of the Bacteroidota bacterium genome encodes these proteins:
- a CDS encoding glycosyltransferase, whose product MSLLLTILLAYAAGFIGLQVLFLVSVFLMENVKPKTQNHEPFISILIAARNEEKSISYCLQSIIEMDYPPNKMELLIGNDNSTDNTAKLVQEIIAQNNDKFTIKLYHISEQMGKAKAKANVLAELAHHAHGEYFFVTDADIVVNKNWAKTILNSFTNKIGIVSGTTIIKNKPQRRTTLQKYDWLYFSSLLKAISNLGIPVTAVGNNMAVKREAYFATGGYENINFSVTEDLALYNAVRKQGYDSLNLMDRGSLNFTNPTTHIQTLFNQRKRWLKGANDLNIIAKLILFYHGLYPFMLLFFCIINWKLGILFLCIKYMIQNIHIIALSKYLKQPCNYIQLLVYEFLQIFFNLTLAIYYILPIKYLWKGREY is encoded by the coding sequence ATGAGCTTGCTATTAACCATATTATTAGCGTATGCAGCAGGATTTATCGGCTTGCAGGTATTGTTTCTTGTTTCTGTATTTTTAATGGAAAATGTTAAGCCAAAAACACAAAATCATGAACCATTCATATCCATTTTAATTGCTGCAAGAAATGAAGAAAAAAGTATTTCTTATTGCTTGCAAAGTATTATAGAAATGGATTATCCACCCAACAAAATGGAGCTATTAATTGGGAATGATAACTCGACAGATAATACCGCTAAATTAGTACAGGAAATTATAGCACAGAACAATGACAAATTTACTATCAAACTATATCATATATCCGAACAAATGGGAAAGGCGAAAGCCAAGGCTAATGTGCTTGCAGAGCTTGCCCACCATGCACATGGTGAATATTTTTTTGTGACGGATGCCGACATCGTGGTTAATAAAAATTGGGCAAAAACTATATTAAATTCTTTTACCAATAAAATAGGAATTGTGAGTGGGACTACTATCATAAAAAACAAACCGCAGCGGCGGACTACATTACAAAAATATGACTGGCTCTATTTTTCTTCCTTGCTCAAAGCTATTTCCAATTTGGGAATTCCCGTTACCGCAGTGGGAAATAATATGGCTGTGAAACGAGAGGCCTATTTTGCAACAGGTGGTTATGAAAATATAAATTTTTCAGTAACAGAAGATTTGGCATTATATAATGCAGTGAGAAAACAAGGATATGATTCCTTAAATTTGATGGATAGAGGTTCTTTGAATTTTACAAACCCTACTACTCACATTCAAACATTGTTCAACCAACGGAAACGCTGGCTTAAAGGGGCTAACGACTTAAATATCATTGCAAAACTTATCTTGTTTTATCACGGACTATATCCTTTCATGTTACTATTCTTTTGCATCATAAACTGGAAACTCGGAATACTGTTTTTGTGCATAAAATATATGATACAAAATATACATATAATCGCACTTTCAAAATACCTAAAACAACCTTGTAATTATATACAATTATTAGTTTATGAATTCCTGCAAATATTTTTTAATTTAACATTGGCAATCTATTATATATTACCTATAAAATATTTGTGGAAAGGGCGGGAGTATTGA
- a CDS encoding polysaccharide deacetylase family protein, which yields MFPQLIWQKRVTEKILYITFDDGPCPGVTDFVLEQLEQYHAKATFFCVGSNVIKHPELYQTLLQKGHVTGNHTQEHLNGLFCKSTTYYDDIERASKSIDSKLFRPPYGKIKTSQINYLKKRYQIIMWDFLTADFDADLDIELCKKKMGKYIKPGSIIVFHDSIKAAENLKILLPYMLHKYAAEDYQFHSL from the coding sequence ATGTTTCCGCAACTCATTTGGCAAAAACGGGTAACAGAGAAGATATTATATATTACTTTCGATGACGGCCCATGCCCCGGTGTAACAGATTTTGTATTGGAACAATTAGAACAGTATCATGCAAAAGCAACTTTTTTTTGTGTAGGAAGTAATGTAATTAAACATCCTGAATTGTACCAAACTTTATTGCAAAAAGGGCATGTAACCGGCAACCATACGCAGGAGCATCTAAATGGCCTTTTTTGTAAGAGCACTACATATTATGATGATATTGAAAGAGCCTCCAAATCAATTGATAGCAAGCTATTTCGACCACCTTATGGAAAAATAAAAACAAGTCAAATTAATTATTTAAAAAAACGATATCAGATAATCATGTGGGATTTTCTTACTGCAGATTTTGATGCCGATTTGGATATCGAACTTTGCAAAAAGAAAATGGGAAAATATATAAAACCAGGTAGTATTATCGTATTTCACGACAGCATAAAAGCAGCGGAAAACTTAAAAATATTATTGCCTTATATGTTGCATAAATATGCTGCTGAAGATTATCAATTTCATTCCTTATGA